The sequence below is a genomic window from Paenibacillus silvisoli.
CATCCACGAAGGCTCGATGATCGTGAATGCGCTGCAGAAATACGCTTACTCCATCGTATCGCTGTTCATGTACGTCACAATGGCCTTCATGATCTCATCCGCGTTCCGCAGCTCTTCGATGGCGATCGCCTTCTCGCTTCTGTTCATGCTGGTCGGCAATACGCTTTCCGGGATTCTGCAGGGCTACGAGTGGGTCAAATACTTGCTCTTCTCGAACATCGATCTCACTCAGTACCTGGAAGGATCCACACCGCTACGGCCGGAGATGACCATGTCCTTCTCCATCCTGATGCTGCTCGCTTATTATGTGGTATTTCAGTTGCTGGCATGGCTTCTGTTCACGAAGCGCGACGTGGCGGCTTAATGCAAAAAACGGGACTGTCCCCTAAGTCATCCTGATGACGATGGGCAGCCCCGTTTTAGTTTTATCGATGTTGTTCATATTGATTAAATCGGGTTATCACCCGTAACTGGGTAATTTCTTCTTCTGTGAGGGGGAGGGCTTCAGATGCACCAATGTTGTCTAATAATTGTTGTAAAGAGCTAGCCCCAGGGATGGTCACGGCAACCGAAGGATGTGATAAGGAATATCGAATTGCAAGCTGACTTATATTCCGATTGCTTAAATTGGAAATATCTTGCAATTTAGGATGAAGAGAGCGGAGTGATTCAGCTGTGTAATCCAAATATCCATTCAGAAGTCGACTTTGTCCTTCAGCCGACAGAATTCCTTTCGCCACTGGACCGCGAGCTATCATACTTACTGTATGTTCGGCAAGCCAAGGTAGAATGGATTCTTCAGGCCGCCGGTCTAACATGCTATATTGACTCATAACACTGACAATCGATGAGCGGCATGTATATTCGCGAATGACATTTGGCCGAATTGAAGAGATGCCATAAAAGCGAATAACCCCTTCCCGCTTCAATTGTTCAAAGGCTTCAATTGTCTCGTCGAAGGGGTCATTCATCGTACCACCGTGCAATTGATATAAATCAATACAGTCGGTACGAAGCCGCTTCAAGCTCCCTTTCACTGCCTCGAGTATATATGCTTTGGAAGCGTCCCATACCCAGCCATCTCGACCTGGAAATCGACGGTTCCCCACTTTCGTGGCTAGAATAACGTCTTCTCGGCGCCGACCATGAATAGCTGCACCTACGATTTCTTCATTCAATCCCTCATCATACAAATCTGCTGTATCTAAAAAATTCACGCCGTATTCGAGTGCTGCATGAATAATCTCGCTTGCCTTTCTTTGATCTGTTCCTATCGACATGCATCCTAAACCAACCTCACCAACCATAAGCTCAGAATTGCCTAATCGATTCCGTTTCATTATTTCTATACCTCCACATCAAATAATCGTTACATACAGACCATTGTCCGTATGGATGTGACATTGTCTGCGCATAGCCCTCCTAAATATTGTAAATAGCAATCGCGAATTATACTGCGGAATTACGGTATGTTACACTGACGTTTTGGGATTAAACTTCATTTTTTGTATGCTCCAATTATCAATTTCTTTTGTTATCTCACTGAAACTAATCTCACCAGAATTTATCTTCCAGCTGCTGTCATGATAAAGCGGAAAATATTGTTTGTGAAAAACCGGGTCCATTATAATGGGATCGAGATAACCTATTGTATTGGAGAGTTTAATGGCCTCCACATTCTTTCCCTTCCAGTGGCTGATTTCATCGTAATAATGATCCAGCTCCGGGTGACGAACCATTGTTACTTTTGCCTCATCGGCCAAAAACTTTTGTGTTTCTAATTCGTAGAAAAAGCTAATAAAGTTGTAAGCTTCTTCCTTGTATTGGGAGGTTTCAAGTATGCCCATTGGTGTAATTTGATGCATTGTAGCTTGCTTCCTTGTCCCTCTCGGCATCGGCAACACATCCCAATTGAACTTCCAAATAGGATCTGGCG
It includes:
- a CDS encoding aldo/keto reductase, translated to MKRNRLGNSELMVGEVGLGCMSIGTDQRKASEIIHAALEYGVNFLDTADLYDEGLNEEIVGAAIHGRRREDVILATKVGNRRFPGRDGWVWDASKAYILEAVKGSLKRLRTDCIDLYQLHGGTMNDPFDETIEAFEQLKREGVIRFYGISSIRPNVIREYTCRSSIVSVMSQYSMLDRRPEESILPWLAEHTVSMIARGPVAKGILSAEGQSRLLNGYLDYTAESLRSLHPKLQDISNLSNRNISQLAIRYSLSHPSVAVTIPGASSLQQLLDNIGASEALPLTEEEITQLRVITRFNQYEQHR